One segment of Streptomyces sp. TG1A-8 DNA contains the following:
- a CDS encoding methionine ABC transporter permease has protein sequence MTWSEMQPLLSQACSETFTMVFWSTLIAVVAGLPLGVLLVLTDRGGLLQNVVANKVIGQVVNIGRSMPFIILMVALMSFTRWVTGTTIGTTAAIVPLAIGGIPFFARLVETAVREVDHGLVEAVQAMGADTWTVVRKVLVPEALPSLIASTTTTVIALIGYSAMAGTVGGGGLGDLAVRYGYQRFETELMWITVAILAVAISLIQLAGDFAARSLHRRGGRSGSAPKPRLTKAEEPAAADIGKVA, from the coding sequence GTGACCTGGTCCGAGATGCAGCCGCTGCTGTCCCAGGCGTGTTCCGAGACGTTCACGATGGTGTTCTGGTCCACCCTGATCGCCGTCGTGGCCGGCCTCCCGCTCGGCGTCCTCCTCGTCCTCACGGACCGCGGCGGACTGCTGCAGAACGTCGTCGCCAACAAGGTGATCGGCCAGGTCGTGAACATCGGCCGGTCCATGCCGTTCATCATCCTGATGGTCGCGCTGATGAGCTTCACCCGCTGGGTGACCGGCACCACGATCGGCACCACCGCCGCGATCGTCCCGCTCGCCATCGGGGGCATCCCGTTCTTCGCCCGCCTCGTCGAGACGGCCGTCCGCGAAGTCGACCACGGCCTCGTCGAGGCCGTGCAGGCCATGGGGGCCGACACCTGGACGGTCGTCCGCAAGGTCCTGGTCCCCGAGGCGCTGCCCTCGCTGATCGCCAGCACCACGACCACGGTCATCGCCCTCATCGGCTACTCCGCCATGGCCGGCACCGTCGGCGGCGGCGGCCTCGGCGACCTCGCCGTGCGCTACGGCTACCAGCGCTTCGAGACCGAGCTGATGTGGATCACCGTCGCGATCCTCGCCGTCGCCATCTCCCTCATCCAGCTCGCCGGCGACTTCGCCGCCCGCTCCCTGCACCGCCGCGGCGGACGCTCCGGATCCGCACCGAAGCCGCGGCTGACGAAGGCCGAGGAGCCGGCCGCGGCCGACATCGGCAAGGTCGCCTGA
- a CDS encoding GNAT family N-acetyltransferase — MTSTFPNISISTERLVLRALEEDDAPALAEMMNDEQIAAWTDVPQPFTQDGARHWITEWAPGERAAGRGLDLAVTEFLTQRLVGVIQLAKTNWHVRATELSYIIAPWARGEGYASEAALATAQWLFGDQKFERIEIRTAADNTASQQVAQKIGCISEGVLRNACIAHVRTEDGTWTDLRTDFIVWSLLPEDLEGADGHLADRDGFTSYSDWN, encoded by the coding sequence ATGACTAGCACCTTCCCCAACATCTCCATCAGCACGGAGCGGTTGGTGCTGCGTGCCCTGGAGGAGGACGACGCGCCCGCCCTGGCCGAGATGATGAACGACGAGCAGATCGCCGCCTGGACCGACGTCCCCCAGCCGTTCACCCAGGACGGCGCCCGGCACTGGATCACCGAATGGGCCCCCGGCGAGCGCGCCGCGGGCCGGGGCCTGGACCTCGCCGTCACCGAGTTCCTCACCCAGCGCCTGGTCGGCGTCATCCAGCTGGCCAAGACGAACTGGCACGTCCGGGCCACCGAACTGTCCTACATCATCGCCCCGTGGGCGCGCGGCGAGGGCTACGCCTCCGAGGCGGCGCTCGCCACCGCCCAGTGGCTCTTCGGCGACCAGAAGTTCGAGCGCATCGAGATCCGCACCGCCGCCGACAACACCGCCTCCCAGCAGGTCGCGCAGAAGATCGGCTGCATCAGCGAGGGCGTCCTGCGCAACGCCTGCATAGCGCACGTCCGCACCGAGGACGGCACCTGGACCGACCTGCGCACCGACTTCATCGTGTGGAGCCTGCTGCCGGAGGACCTGGAGGGCGCCGACGGACACCTCGCCGACCGCGACGGGTTCACGTCCTACTCCGACTGGAACTGA
- the cbiE gene encoding precorrin-6y C5,15-methyltransferase (decarboxylating) subunit CbiE, which yields MADRVTVIGWDGSPLTAAARGALGAATLVAGAAHHLALPEVPPAAERIRLGSIALAARRIAAHRGTAVVLADGDPGFFGVVRALRAPEFGLEVEVVPAVSAVAAAFARAGMPWDDAQVVVAHPRTLRRAVNVCRAHTKVAVLTAPGAGPAELGLLLEGVHRTFVICEELGTEREQVSVVTSDKAADHTWRDPNVVIVIGGPAGPGGTGEGGGWIAGRDPAVGPRGWVQPAEAYGGGLGEGETGLLRAAQLARLGPRVGDLVWDIGCGGGAFATEAARAGAAVIAVDRDPGACARTEAVARHFAVHLQVVRGTAPHVLENLPEPDVVRVGGGGAAVVSAVADRRPQRIVTHAATRDAAELVGRDLTEHGYRVECALLQSVELDTRDWTETERNVAFLLTGELPQRTAPR from the coding sequence ATGGCCGACCGGGTCACGGTGATCGGCTGGGACGGCTCGCCGCTGACCGCCGCGGCGCGCGGCGCCCTCGGCGCCGCCACGCTCGTGGCCGGCGCGGCCCACCACCTGGCACTGCCCGAAGTACCCCCCGCCGCCGAACGCATCCGCCTGGGCAGCATCGCCCTGGCCGCCCGCCGGATCGCCGCCCACCGCGGCACCGCGGTGGTGCTCGCCGACGGCGACCCCGGCTTCTTCGGCGTCGTACGCGCCCTGCGCGCACCGGAATTCGGCCTGGAGGTCGAGGTCGTCCCCGCCGTCTCGGCCGTGGCCGCCGCCTTCGCCCGCGCCGGCATGCCCTGGGACGACGCCCAGGTGGTCGTCGCCCACCCGCGCACCCTGCGCCGGGCCGTGAACGTGTGCCGCGCCCACACCAAGGTCGCCGTCCTGACCGCACCGGGCGCCGGCCCCGCCGAACTCGGCCTGCTGCTGGAAGGCGTCCACCGCACCTTCGTCATCTGCGAGGAACTGGGCACCGAACGCGAACAGGTCAGCGTCGTCACCTCCGACAAGGCCGCCGACCACACCTGGCGCGACCCCAACGTCGTCATCGTCATCGGCGGGCCCGCCGGACCGGGCGGCACCGGCGAGGGCGGCGGCTGGATCGCCGGCCGCGACCCGGCCGTCGGCCCGCGCGGCTGGGTGCAGCCCGCCGAGGCCTACGGCGGCGGCCTCGGCGAAGGCGAGACCGGGTTGCTGCGGGCCGCCCAGCTCGCCCGCCTCGGTCCCCGGGTCGGCGACCTCGTCTGGGACATCGGCTGCGGCGGCGGGGCGTTCGCCACCGAGGCCGCGCGCGCCGGAGCCGCCGTCATCGCCGTCGACCGGGACCCCGGAGCCTGCGCCCGGACCGAAGCGGTCGCCCGCCACTTCGCCGTCCACCTGCAGGTCGTCCGGGGCACCGCACCGCACGTCCTGGAGAACCTGCCCGAGCCGGACGTCGTCCGCGTCGGCGGCGGGGGAGCGGCCGTGGTCTCCGCGGTCGCCGACCGCCGCCCCCAGCGCATCGTCACCCACGCCGCCACCCGCGACGCGGCCGAACTCGTCGGCCGCGACCTCACCGAGCACGGCTACCGGGTCGAGTGCGCCCTGCTCCAGTCCGTCGAACTCGACACCAGGGACTGGACGGAGACCGAACGGAACGTCGCGTTCCTGCTCACGGGGGAGCTGCCGCAGCGCACAGCGCCGCGCTGA
- a CDS encoding MetQ/NlpA family ABC transporter substrate-binding protein, translating to MRNTAKLTTAVLAAGALTLGLTACGSGKDSGSSGTSGPLVVAASPTPHAEILDFVKKHLAKKAGLDLEVKEFSDYITPNTATEDGSVDANYFQNQPYLDDFNKKRGTHIVPVVTVHLEPLGLYSHKVGKVAGLRSGATVAVPNDTVNEARALKLLAANGLITLKAGVGTEATPQDITANPRKLKFKEVEAAQTARSLDDVDAAVVNGNYAISSGLKPATDALVLESAKNSPYGNFLAVKKGNEDDPRVKKLARLLTSPEVRKFIEDKYRGSVIPSF from the coding sequence GTGCGTAACACCGCCAAGCTCACCACCGCCGTCCTCGCCGCCGGAGCCCTCACCCTCGGGCTGACCGCCTGCGGCTCCGGCAAGGACTCCGGCTCCTCCGGCACGAGCGGACCGCTCGTCGTCGCCGCGAGCCCGACCCCGCACGCCGAGATCCTCGACTTCGTCAAGAAGCACCTGGCGAAGAAGGCGGGTCTCGACCTGGAGGTCAAGGAGTTCAGCGACTACATCACGCCGAACACGGCGACCGAGGACGGCTCGGTGGACGCCAACTACTTCCAGAACCAGCCGTACCTGGACGACTTCAACAAGAAGCGCGGCACCCACATCGTGCCCGTCGTCACGGTGCACCTGGAGCCGCTCGGCCTCTACTCCCACAAGGTCGGGAAGGTCGCCGGCCTCAGGAGCGGTGCGACCGTCGCCGTCCCGAACGACACCGTCAACGAGGCCCGGGCCCTGAAGCTGCTCGCCGCCAACGGGCTCATCACCCTCAAGGCCGGCGTCGGCACCGAGGCGACCCCGCAGGACATCACCGCAAACCCCCGGAAGCTGAAGTTCAAGGAGGTCGAGGCGGCCCAGACCGCGCGCTCCCTGGACGACGTGGACGCGGCCGTCGTCAACGGCAACTACGCCATCTCCTCCGGCCTGAAGCCGGCCACCGACGCCCTCGTGCTGGAGTCCGCGAAGAACAGCCCCTACGGCAACTTCCTCGCCGTCAAGAAGGGCAACGAGGACGACCCGCGGGTCAAGAAGCTGGCCAGGCTCCTCACCTCGCCCGAGGTTAGGAAGTTCATCGAGGACAAGTACCGGGGTTCGGTCATTCCCTCCTTCTGA